The following coding sequences lie in one Arachis stenosperma cultivar V10309 chromosome 5, arast.V10309.gnm1.PFL2, whole genome shotgun sequence genomic window:
- the LOC130982736 gene encoding uncharacterized protein LOC130982736, translating into MGSQQKLEKMQLRQNYRNFWHTDLMSTIQADAPYCCFALWCAPCVSYLLRKRALYNDMSRYTCCAGYMPCSGRCGESRCPEFCLCTEVFLCFGNSVASTRFLLQDEFNIQTTQCDNCIIGFMFCLQQIACIFSIVALIVGSDEINEASQLLSCLAEYVYCTVCACMQTQHKIEMDKRDGKFGPQPAMAVPPAQQMSRIEQQVPPSVGYAPQQPYGYPQPGYPATTYPPPPQAYPPAPQAYPPPGYPR; encoded by the exons ATGGGTTCTCAACAGAAACTTGAGAAGATGCAGCTCCGCCAGAATTACCGCAATTTCTGGCACACCGATCTCATGTCCACCATTCAGGCCGATGCCCCTT ATTGCTGCTTCGCTCTCTGGTG TGCTCCATGCGTATCATATCTGCTCCGCAAAAGAGCTCTTTACAATGATATGTCAAG ATACACATGTTGTGCTGGTTACATGCCCTGCAGTGGTCGGTGTGGAGAAAGCCGATGCCCTGAATTCTGCCTTTGTACAGAG GTTTTCCTCTGCTTTGGCAACTCGGTGGCCTCTACTCGATTTTTGTTGCAAGATGAATTTAATATTCAAACTACACAATGTGATAATTGCATTATT GGCTTCATGTTTTGCCTTCAGCAAATTGCATGCATATTTTCTATTGTTGCCTTAATCGTGGGAAGTGATGAAATTAATGAGGCTTCTCAGTTGCTATCTTGTTTAGCTGAATATGTGTACTGCAC ggTGTGTGCTTGCATGCAG ACTCAACACAAGATTGAAATGGATAAGCGCGATGGCAAGTTTGGACCCCAACCCGCGATGGCTGTTCCCCCGGCTCAGCAGATGTCACGCATTGAGCAGCAAGTCCCTCCTTCTGTTGGTTATGCACCACAACAACCCTATGGTTATCCACAACCTGGCTACCCTGCAACAACCTATCCTCCACCTCCACAAGCATATCCTCCTGCTCCACAAGCATATCCTCCTCCTGGTTATCCTAGGTGA
- the LOC130982166 gene encoding uncharacterized protein LOC130982166, which yields MYSDMHGFDILSHMFNEEIPDLILFSDDPLPLFTAQENMIDSLDPLSLSCINFSESQMVADHCSNNHQHHLSLPHSYLQRSSSCKSFDRKPVFPPCEAHNDTLMDSPTSEWENDFFKGQIRRVFSAGDLQNMHATQTLQTDEPYLKVGRYSPQERKEKISKYRAKRSQRKFNKTIKYACRKTLADNRVRIRGRFARNDDTSVIPKAPCSTSNTQQDQDEFWIEMIEALNE from the exons ATGTATTCTGATATGCATGGTTTTGATATTTTGTCACACATGTTCAATGAAGAAATCCCAGACCTTATTCTTTTCTCTGATGATCCTCTTCCTCTCTTCACAGCTCAAGAAAACATGATTGATTCTCTTGATCCTTTATCCCTTTCATGCATCAATTTCTCAGAGTCCCAAATGGTGGCGGATCATTGTTCCAACAATCATCAGCACCATCTAAGTCTTCCTCACAGTTACCTGCAGAGGAGCTCCAGTTGCAAATCGTTTGATAGAAAACCAGTTTTTCCACCATGTGAAGCTCACAACGACACTTTGATGGATTCCCCAACTTCTGAGTGGGAAAACGATTTCTTCAAAGGACAAATAAGGAGGGTCTTCAGTGCAGGAGACTTGCAG aacatgcatgcaactcaAACACTTCAGACGGATGAACCGTACTTGAAGGTGGGGCGTTACAGTCCCcaagaaaggaaagagaaaaTCTCAAAGTACAGGGCCAAGAGAAGCCAGAGGAAGTTCAACAAGACTATCAAG TATGCATGCCGAAAGACACTAGCCGACAATCGAGTCCGCATACGTGGCAGATTCGCACGCAACGACGATACCAGCGTGATTCCGAAAGCCCCATGTTCAACTTCAAATACACAGCAAGACCAAGATGAATTCTGG ATTGAAATGATTGAAGCGTTGAATGAGTAG